Proteins encoded by one window of Bacillus sp. DTU_2020_1000418_1_SI_GHA_SEK_038:
- the pruA gene encoding L-glutamate gamma-semialdehyde dehydrogenase, with amino-acid sequence MVQPYRHEPFTDFKLEENRQAYLTGLKTVEGYLGKDYDLVIGGERITTEEKITSYNPANKEEVIGRVSKASQELAEKAMQAAVEAFKTWKKVKPEIRADVLFKAAAIIRRRKHEFSALLTKEAGKPWNEADADTAEAIDFLEYYARQMLRIKDGVPVNSRPNEFNRYDYIPLGVGIIISPWNFPLAIMAGTTVAAIVTGNTVLLKPASTTPIVAAKFVEVMEEAGLPAGVLNFVPGSGAEVGDYLVDHKDTRFISFTGSRDVGLRIFERASKINEGQIWMKRLIAEMGGKDTIVVDKEADLELAATSIVASAFGFSGQKCSACSRAVVVEDVYDQVLNRVVELTNELTQGDPTDPNNYMATVIDQSAYNKVMSYIEIGKQEGKLMTGGEGDDSKGYFVKPTVFADLSPESRIMKEEIFGPVVGFTKAKDFDDAIDIANNTEYGLTGAVITNNRMNQEKAREDFHVGNLYFNRGCTGAIVGYQPFGGFNMSGTDSKAGGPDYLLLHMQAKTTSEMF; translated from the coding sequence ATGGTACAACCTTACAGACACGAACCATTTACAGATTTTAAATTAGAAGAAAACCGTCAAGCGTATTTAACAGGTTTAAAAACGGTTGAAGGCTATTTAGGAAAAGATTACGATTTAGTTATTGGCGGAGAACGCATTACGACTGAAGAAAAAATTACATCATACAATCCTGCTAATAAGGAAGAAGTGATCGGACGTGTATCAAAGGCAAGCCAAGAGCTAGCTGAAAAAGCAATGCAGGCTGCAGTTGAAGCGTTCAAAACATGGAAAAAAGTAAAGCCGGAAATTCGTGCGGACGTTCTTTTCAAAGCTGCAGCGATTATCCGCCGCCGCAAGCATGAATTCTCCGCTCTTCTAACAAAAGAAGCAGGAAAGCCTTGGAATGAGGCGGATGCGGATACAGCTGAAGCAATTGATTTCTTAGAGTACTATGCTCGTCAAATGCTGCGCATTAAAGATGGTGTTCCAGTGAACAGCCGTCCAAACGAATTCAACCGTTATGACTATATTCCATTAGGTGTTGGAATTATTATTTCTCCTTGGAACTTCCCGTTAGCGATCATGGCTGGTACGACAGTTGCCGCAATCGTTACAGGAAACACAGTATTACTAAAACCAGCTTCAACAACGCCAATTGTTGCAGCGAAATTCGTTGAAGTTATGGAAGAGGCAGGACTTCCTGCAGGTGTTCTTAACTTCGTTCCAGGAAGCGGTGCGGAAGTGGGTGACTACTTAGTTGACCATAAAGACACTCGTTTCATCAGCTTCACAGGCTCTCGTGATGTAGGTCTTCGTATTTTCGAACGTGCTTCAAAAATTAATGAAGGTCAAATTTGGATGAAGCGCCTGATCGCAGAAATGGGCGGAAAAGACACGATTGTTGTCGATAAAGAAGCAGATCTTGAATTAGCTGCGACTTCTATTGTTGCTTCTGCGTTTGGATTCTCCGGACAAAAATGTTCTGCATGTTCTCGTGCAGTAGTTGTGGAAGATGTTTACGATCAAGTATTAAACCGTGTTGTTGAATTAACAAACGAATTAACACAAGGGGATCCAACAGATCCAAACAATTACATGGCGACGGTTATTGACCAAAGTGCGTACAACAAAGTGATGAGCTATATCGAAATTGGCAAGCAAGAAGGTAAGCTAATGACAGGCGGAGAAGGAGACGATTCGAAAGGATACTTCGTCAAACCAACTGTATTCGCTGATCTTTCACCAGAATCTCGCATCATGAAGGAGGAAATCTTTGGCCCAGTTGTTGGCTTTACAAAAGCTAAAGATTTCGATGATGCAATTGACATTGCCAACAACACTGAATACGGTTTAACTGGTGCCGTTATTACAAATAACCGTATGAATCAAGAAAAAGCACGCGAAGATTTCCATGTTGGAAACCTATACTTTAACCGTGGTTGCACAGGTGCTATTGTAGGCTACCAGCCATTCGGCGGATTCAATATGTCAGGAACTGACTCTAAAGCAGGCGGACCTGATTATCTGCTTCTTCACATGCAAGCAAAAACAACATCTGAAATGTTCTAA